A stretch of the Janthinobacterium sp. B9-8 genome encodes the following:
- a CDS encoding cysteine protease StiP family protein, whose translation MNNRGFCGSYRPDDVRFLLKRLSQQPFIDVANKEFLIQSGARHYSEMLSPESLPSPRYLQVFKDALAANRQQMAGDCLRLAALIAARRSGPITLVSLVRAGTPVGVILKHLLQCVLGREVAHYSVSIIRDRGIDAVALQHILQQGHRPESIVFIDGWTGKGVISRVLEQAVNAFNLQHRVAIDTGLYVLSDLAGTAACAASAEDYLIPSSILNATVSGLVSRSVLNDSIGPDDFHGCVYYDEFESQDQSQLFSDGLVADATRLAAQQGVPTALPIDRVKMARVSTDFLQATQERYSVEDLNLIKPGIGEATRVLLRRVPRLLILRDPAVADVAHLKLLAIEKNVPLIVDAGLPYQAVSLIGSVLDG comes from the coding sequence ATGAATAATCGTGGTTTTTGCGGTAGTTATCGTCCGGATGATGTGCGCTTTTTGCTTAAACGCTTATCGCAACAGCCGTTTATTGATGTAGCAAATAAAGAGTTTCTGATTCAATCGGGCGCGCGTCATTACAGCGAAATGCTGTCGCCCGAATCCTTGCCTTCTCCGCGCTATTTGCAAGTTTTTAAAGATGCACTCGCGGCCAATCGTCAGCAAATGGCAGGAGATTGCTTAAGGCTGGCGGCGCTGATTGCGGCAAGACGCAGCGGGCCGATTACGCTTGTTTCCTTAGTGCGTGCGGGAACGCCCGTTGGCGTGATTTTGAAGCATCTTTTGCAGTGCGTATTAGGGCGGGAAGTGGCGCATTACTCGGTGTCGATCATTCGTGATCGAGGCATTGATGCGGTAGCCTTGCAGCATATTTTGCAGCAGGGGCATCGCCCGGAATCTATTGTGTTTATTGATGGATGGACTGGGAAAGGCGTGATTTCACGTGTGCTGGAGCAGGCAGTGAATGCGTTTAATTTGCAGCATCGGGTCGCTATCGATACTGGACTCTATGTGTTGTCTGATCTGGCGGGCACGGCGGCGTGTGCGGCCTCGGCAGAGGACTATCTGATTCCATCCAGCATCTTGAACGCCACCGTTTCTGGCCTCGTTAGCCGCTCGGTGCTCAATGATTCAATCGGACCGGACGATTTTCATGGCTGCGTTTATTACGATGAATTTGAGTCACAAGACCAGTCGCAATTATTTTCTGATGGCTTAGTGGCCGATGCGACTCGCTTAGCGGCTCAGCAGGGAGTGCCTACTGCTTTACCGATTGATCGGGTAAAAATGGCCCGGGTTTCCACTGATTTTTTGCAAGCAACGCAAGAGCGGTACAGTGTTGAAGACCTTAATCTGATTAAGCCCGGCATAGGCGAAGCCACCCGCGTGTTGCTGCGCAGAGTGCCAAGGCTCTTGATTTTGCGAGATCCGGCGGTAGCCGATGTGGCGCATTTAAAGTTGCTGGCAATAGAAAAAAACGTGCCGCTCATTGTGGATGCGGGCCTGCCTTATCAAGCAGTATCATTGATTGGGAGTGTTTTAGATGGCTAA
- a CDS encoding HpcH/HpaI aldolase/citrate lyase family protein, with translation MAKVLGASLYVPATHKDLQQIADGELLGDLRSVIFCTEDAVAESELSYALFSLSLVLQQMVERPTTERFVRVRNPEVMKRVLAMPGVEKLTGFVLPKITHHNFDAYFRQVRKTHFMLMPTLETVEVFDDAEMKQLRLCLERPGVRDHILALRIGGNDLLALLGIRRPRHVSIYRTPLGAVISKLVTIFRPYGFVLTAPVFEHLDNPTLLAQEVEEDLAHGMVGKTAIHPSQVALIEQHYRVQHRDVDVALKIIDEASPAVFRMHDSMCEVATHRAWAHGVLEQARVFGIHSMV, from the coding sequence ATGGCTAAGGTCCTGGGAGCTTCACTTTATGTGCCTGCCACACATAAAGATTTGCAGCAGATTGCTGATGGTGAGTTGCTGGGCGATTTGCGCTCGGTGATTTTTTGTACCGAAGATGCGGTGGCTGAAAGCGAGCTAAGTTATGCCTTATTTAGCTTGTCGCTGGTCTTGCAGCAGATGGTTGAGCGGCCAACAACCGAGCGTTTTGTACGGGTGAGAAACCCCGAGGTGATGAAACGCGTGCTGGCTATGCCGGGTGTAGAAAAGCTGACTGGTTTTGTATTGCCCAAAATCACTCATCATAATTTTGATGCTTATTTTAGGCAGGTGCGCAAAACGCATTTTATGCTGATGCCTACGCTGGAAACGGTGGAAGTATTTGATGATGCAGAAATGAAGCAGCTGCGGCTTTGCCTGGAGCGGCCCGGTGTGCGGGATCATATTTTGGCGCTGCGTATTGGCGGCAATGATCTCTTAGCCCTGCTGGGTATTCGCCGTCCACGGCATGTCAGTATTTATAGAACCCCCTTGGGCGCGGTGATTTCAAAGCTGGTGACGATTTTCCGTCCTTATGGCTTTGTGCTGACCGCTCCGGTGTTCGAGCATTTGGATAATCCAACGCTCTTGGCTCAGGAAGTGGAAGAAGACTTGGCGCACGGTATGGTCGGAAAAACGGCGATTCATCCTAGCCAAGTGGCACTGATTGAGCAGCACTATCGGGTGCAGCATCGGGATGTGGATGTAGCGTTAAAAATTATCGACGAAGCCAGCCCAGCGGTTTTTAGGATGCACGACTCCATGTGCGAAGTCGCCACTCACCGCGCATGGGCGCATGGCGTATTGGAGCAGGCAAGGGTGTTTGGGATTCATTCGATGGTGTAG
- a CDS encoding phosphoribosyltransferase domain-containing protein — protein sequence MTSPHTIKVELPTGLMELTVDAGAFSVDELMGFAARANAKRGFLFLSKVLGKHWPVRPSLMRKIHMDLAGQVPAGLPGPVVFIAMAETAIGLGQGVFEAYKSAHPATEALFLHTSRYHVGGVDIIEFAEAHSHAPRQFLHMPQDAELRDLLLSAKSLVLVDDEASTGNTFLNLSNACRALNPHIEHVHLATITNFMGKAANEALSQRFGLPVTIAASLSGEYVFTAGALQPSRSAAQVFEAHADRGANGDFGRLGLNRALAAPHALAQKLAAGIKPRDQVLVLGTGEFMHPAFLLGSALEALGVDVLVQSTTRSPILKWGAVSHALSFADNYGEGVENYIYNVTIGQYDHVLVCHETPPNEALYSTARAVGGRLFHFLSENHIEEISVR from the coding sequence ATGACTAGCCCGCATACCATTAAAGTTGAATTGCCCACCGGGCTGATGGAGCTCACCGTTGATGCTGGCGCATTTAGCGTGGACGAGCTGATGGGCTTTGCCGCGCGCGCCAACGCCAAGCGGGGGTTTCTGTTTTTAAGCAAGGTGCTGGGTAAGCACTGGCCGGTGCGCCCCTCGCTGATGCGTAAAATCCATATGGATTTAGCTGGGCAAGTACCCGCTGGTTTACCCGGCCCTGTGGTGTTTATCGCCATGGCCGAGACGGCGATTGGCTTGGGACAAGGGGTTTTTGAGGCTTATAAAAGCGCTCACCCAGCTACAGAAGCGCTGTTTCTGCATACCTCGCGCTATCACGTTGGCGGTGTAGATATTATCGAATTTGCCGAAGCACACAGCCACGCACCACGGCAGTTTTTGCATATGCCGCAAGATGCCGAGCTGCGGGATCTGCTGCTAAGCGCTAAATCCCTCGTGCTGGTGGACGATGAAGCCAGTACCGGCAATACCTTTTTAAATTTAAGTAATGCCTGCCGGGCGCTTAATCCCCATATCGAGCACGTTCACCTTGCTACCATTACCAATTTTATGGGTAAGGCGGCAAACGAGGCCCTATCGCAACGCTTTGGTCTTCCGGTGACTATTGCTGCAAGTTTAAGTGGCGAATATGTATTTACAGCGGGGGCCTTGCAGCCGTCCCGTAGCGCGGCGCAGGTGTTTGAGGCGCACGCTGATCGTGGTGCAAATGGCGATTTTGGCCGCTTGGGGTTGAATCGTGCGCTCGCGGCTCCCCATGCTCTGGCGCAAAAATTAGCCGCTGGAATTAAGCCTAGGGATCAGGTATTGGTTTTAGGCACGGGCGAGTTTATGCATCCGGCTTTTTTGCTGGGTAGCGCACTAGAAGCCTTGGGAGTAGATGTGTTGGTGCAATCGACCACACGTTCCCCGATCCTGAAATGGGGGGCTGTGAGCCATGCGCTAAGCTTTGCGGATAACTATGGCGAAGGTGTAGAAAACTATATTTATAACGTCACAATCGGCCAGTACGATCATGTATTAGTTTGTCATGAAACCCCGCCTAATGAAGCGCTGTATAGTACTGCACGGGCGGTAGGCGGCCGTTTATTCCATTTTTTATCTGAGAATCATATTGAAGAAATATCTGTTCGTTGA